From uncultured Roseateles sp., the proteins below share one genomic window:
- a CDS encoding histidine kinase, translated as MNRPSPEPTGIAGNFDALLLPPHPNALLRWLGYQALLLAGIALTVSLVLVTAAGHSWAPTLIYSSCITVGCGFFIQGGRLAAAHFWVHRKLPKGSPERRNNWPGWPLMLIVLFVGTALGWTVGSAAGNWLTGYNSPALYESSWRQAVAVMLFSLIPGLGLTLYFLARSRLSAAELRAQMAQRQAAENQLRLLESQLEPHMLFNTLANLRVLIGMDPRRAEAMLDQLIAFLRATLQASRTSSHPLSAEFARVEDYLALMKVRMGARLQSELSLPPELAGCLLPPLLLQPLVENAIKHGLEPHVDGGRLEISARRDGDSLLLQVRDTGAGLGVNPNPGTQFGLQQVRERLHTRYGDAASLSLDTAADERGGALATVRLPLETS; from the coding sequence ATGAACCGCCCCTCCCCTGAGCCCACCGGCATCGCCGGCAACTTCGACGCGCTGCTGCTGCCCCCGCACCCCAATGCGCTGCTGCGGTGGCTGGGCTATCAGGCGCTGCTGCTGGCCGGCATCGCGCTCACGGTGTCGCTGGTGCTGGTCACGGCGGCCGGGCACAGCTGGGCGCCGACCCTGATCTACTCCAGCTGCATCACCGTTGGCTGCGGCTTCTTCATCCAGGGCGGCCGCCTTGCCGCGGCCCATTTCTGGGTGCACCGCAAGCTGCCCAAGGGCAGCCCGGAGCGCCGGAACAACTGGCCCGGCTGGCCGCTGATGCTGATCGTGCTGTTTGTGGGCACCGCGCTGGGCTGGACCGTGGGCTCGGCCGCCGGCAACTGGCTGACGGGCTACAACTCGCCGGCGCTGTACGAGTCGAGTTGGCGCCAGGCGGTGGCGGTGATGCTGTTCTCACTGATTCCCGGCCTGGGGCTGACCCTGTACTTTCTGGCCCGTTCACGCCTCAGCGCAGCCGAGCTGCGGGCGCAGATGGCCCAGCGCCAGGCGGCCGAGAACCAGCTGCGCCTGCTGGAGTCGCAGCTGGAACCCCATATGCTGTTCAACACCCTGGCCAATCTGCGTGTGCTGATTGGCATGGACCCGCGGCGCGCCGAGGCCATGCTGGACCAGTTGATCGCCTTTTTGCGCGCCACCCTGCAGGCCTCACGCACCAGCAGCCACCCGCTGAGTGCAGAATTCGCCCGCGTCGAGGACTATCTGGCGCTGATGAAGGTGCGCATGGGCGCCCGCCTGCAAAGCGAACTGAGCCTGCCGCCCGAACTCGCCGGCTGCCTGCTGCCGCCGCTGCTGCTGCAGCCGCTGGTGGAGAACGCCATCAAGCACGGCCTGGAGCCCCATGTGGACGGCGGCCGGCTGGAGATCAGCGCACGGCGCGACGGCGACAGCCTGCTGCTGCAGGTGCGCGATACCGGCGCCGGCCTGGGTGTGAATCCGAATCCGGGCACCCAGTTCGGCTTGCAGCAGGTGCGCGAGCGCCTGCACACCCGCTATGGCGACGCCGCCAGCCTGAGCCTGGACACCGCAGCGGACGAGCGCGGCGGCGCCCTGGCCACCGTGCGCCTGCCCCTCGAGACATCATGA
- a CDS encoding LytTR family DNA-binding domain-containing protein, with translation MNHPNAPTALIAEDESLLAENLRLELQKLWPELDIVGMAAHGQAALQTALQLRPQILFLDIRMPGMTGLEAAHALAEDWPEDEPFPLLVFVTAYDQYALQAFEHAAVDYVLKPVQADRLAQTCQRLKSALASREATPAPPGMQAAVEQLRQLLGATGMGAAPPASAPLRVLQVAVGNNIHMVPVDEVLYLEAADKYVRVVTADREHLVRASLRELLPQLDSQRFWQVHRGTVVRSDAIAVAQRDEAGKLTLQLRGCKDRLSVSRMYAHLFKAL, from the coding sequence ATGAACCACCCGAATGCCCCCACCGCCCTGATCGCCGAGGACGAGTCCCTGCTGGCCGAGAACCTGCGCCTGGAGCTGCAAAAACTCTGGCCCGAGCTGGACATTGTCGGCATGGCCGCCCATGGCCAGGCGGCGCTGCAGACGGCGCTGCAGCTGCGCCCGCAGATCCTGTTCCTGGACATCCGCATGCCCGGCATGACCGGCCTGGAGGCCGCCCATGCGCTGGCCGAGGACTGGCCCGAGGACGAGCCCTTCCCCCTGCTGGTATTCGTCACCGCCTATGACCAGTACGCGCTGCAGGCCTTCGAGCATGCGGCGGTGGACTATGTGCTCAAGCCGGTGCAGGCCGATCGCCTGGCGCAGACCTGCCAGCGCCTGAAAAGCGCGCTGGCCAGCCGGGAGGCCACACCGGCGCCACCCGGCATGCAGGCCGCCGTCGAACAGCTGCGTCAGCTGCTCGGCGCCACCGGCATGGGCGCTGCGCCGCCCGCCAGTGCGCCGTTGCGCGTCTTGCAGGTGGCGGTGGGCAACAACATCCACATGGTGCCGGTGGACGAGGTGCTGTACCTGGAGGCGGCCGACAAATACGTGCGCGTCGTCACCGCCGATCGCGAGCACCTGGTGCGCGCCTCGCTGCGCGAGTTGCTGCCCCAACTCGACAGCCAACGCTTCTGGCAGGTGCATCGCGGTACCGTCGTGCGCTCCGACGCCATCGCCGTGGCCCAGCGCGACGAGGCCGGCAAGCTGACCCTGCAGCTGCGCGGCTGCAAGGACCGCCTGAGCGTCAGCCGCATGTACGCGCATTTGTTCAAGGCCTTGTAG
- a CDS encoding 2TM domain-containing protein yields MTTDTTMNEAQLRKTAKRRVKLKMGFLIHLLVFVAVNGGLWLMTSINGGGHWRVFPLWGWGLGLAIHGLVTLISLQGQGLRERLLDSELAALRQRQA; encoded by the coding sequence ATGACCACCGATACCACGATGAACGAAGCTCAGCTGCGCAAGACCGCCAAGCGCCGTGTCAAGCTGAAGATGGGCTTTCTGATCCATCTGTTGGTGTTCGTGGCGGTGAACGGTGGCCTCTGGCTGATGACCTCGATCAACGGCGGCGGTCACTGGCGCGTGTTCCCGCTGTGGGGCTGGGGTCTGGGCCTGGCCATCCATGGCCTGGTGACCCTGATCAGTCTGCAGGGCCAAGGCCTGCGCGAGCGGCTGCTGGACAGCGAGCTTGCGGCGCTGCGTCAGCGCCAGGCCTGA
- a CDS encoding TetR family transcriptional regulator: MARKTKSEALETRMSILDAAEILFQRRGVSRTSLQDIAQQAQVTRGAIYWHFKDKAELFNAMMERTTMPLEQGMEASSVIAQDAPLEQIRWGLLNAFHSTAHNERTRRVFEIAMHRVEYVEELLAVRDRHLAVRNHGLAELERGLKQAITLGQLPPTVRTRMAALALLSLVDGLIQNWILDPTAFDLMEIGQGTVEAFLNSLQATGPTLLPPLSEAARAALGSAPVCSAPQHVPS; encoded by the coding sequence ATGGCACGCAAAACAAAGTCGGAAGCGCTGGAGACGCGCATGAGCATCCTCGATGCGGCGGAAATCCTGTTCCAGCGCCGCGGTGTGTCACGCACCTCGCTGCAAGACATCGCCCAGCAGGCGCAAGTCACCCGCGGTGCGATCTACTGGCATTTCAAGGACAAGGCCGAGCTCTTCAACGCGATGATGGAGCGCACCACCATGCCGCTGGAGCAGGGCATGGAGGCGTCGTCGGTGATTGCCCAGGATGCGCCGCTGGAGCAGATCCGCTGGGGGCTGCTGAATGCCTTTCACTCGACCGCGCACAACGAACGCACACGCCGCGTGTTCGAGATCGCCATGCACCGGGTCGAGTATGTCGAGGAGCTGCTGGCCGTGCGTGACCGCCATCTGGCCGTGCGCAACCACGGCCTGGCCGAGCTGGAGCGCGGCCTGAAGCAGGCGATCACGCTGGGCCAATTGCCGCCGACGGTGCGCACGCGCATGGCCGCGCTGGCCCTGCTGTCCCTGGTCGATGGCCTGATACAGAACTGGATACTCGATCCCACGGCCTTCGATCTGATGGAGATCGGCCAGGGCACGGTAGAGGCCTTTCTGAACAGCCTGCAAGCCACCGGTCCGACCCTGCTGCCGCCGTTGAGCGAGGCCGCGAGGGCGGCGCTGGGGTCAGCGCCGGTGTGCTCGGCGCCTCAGCATGTGCCGTCGTAG
- a CDS encoding efflux RND transporter periplasmic adaptor subunit — MICTAANLKNPPSPQTVSRTLYLLPLVLALSATMALLAGCGDKAAAPAGGPGGGMPPPPAVGVVTAALTAVPLQTELPGRVEPVRVAQVRARVNGVVLKRLFTEGSEVKAGQALYQIDAAPYQAAFESAQAGLARAQANLAQAAAQAERFKPLVEANAISKQDYVAAVAAQKVGEADVASGKAAVQTAKINLDYAQVLSPISGRIGRSLVSEGALVSAAEATQLALVQQTSSVYVNFTQSSNEVLQLRKAMASKQLRSAGENAALVRIVMEDGTELPRPGKLLFTDLSVDATSGQVTLRAEVPNGDGLLLPGQYVRVRLSQAEVPNGILLPQQAVTRSATGDTVLVVGADGKPMPRPVKVGSALGNQWVVLDGLKPGEQVIADGFQKMFVPGAPVKPVPWSPTAAPAAAGSAPVAAPAASAASR; from the coding sequence GTGATCTGCACTGCTGCAAACCTGAAGAACCCACCTTCCCCGCAAACCGTCAGCCGCACGCTGTACCTGCTGCCACTGGTGCTGGCCCTGAGCGCCACCATGGCCTTGCTGGCCGGTTGCGGCGACAAGGCCGCGGCCCCGGCCGGCGGCCCTGGCGGCGGCATGCCGCCCCCGCCGGCGGTGGGTGTGGTCACCGCCGCGCTGACCGCCGTGCCGCTGCAGACTGAGCTGCCCGGCCGCGTCGAGCCGGTGCGCGTCGCCCAGGTGCGTGCCCGCGTCAACGGCGTGGTGCTGAAGCGCCTGTTCACCGAAGGCAGCGAGGTCAAGGCCGGCCAGGCGCTGTACCAGATCGATGCGGCGCCCTACCAGGCCGCCTTCGAGAGCGCGCAGGCCGGCCTGGCCCGTGCGCAGGCGAATCTGGCCCAGGCAGCGGCCCAGGCCGAGCGCTTCAAGCCGCTGGTCGAGGCCAATGCCATCAGCAAGCAGGACTATGTGGCCGCCGTGGCGGCGCAAAAAGTCGGCGAGGCTGATGTGGCCAGCGGCAAGGCCGCCGTGCAGACGGCCAAGATCAATCTGGACTACGCCCAGGTGCTGTCGCCGATCTCGGGCCGCATCGGCCGCTCGCTGGTCAGCGAAGGCGCCCTGGTCAGCGCCGCCGAGGCCACCCAGCTGGCCCTGGTGCAACAGACCAGCAGCGTCTACGTCAACTTCACCCAATCCAGCAACGAGGTGCTGCAGCTGCGCAAGGCCATGGCCAGCAAACAGCTGCGCAGCGCCGGCGAGAACGCCGCCCTGGTACGCATCGTGATGGAAGACGGCACCGAGCTGCCCCGCCCGGGCAAGCTCTTGTTCACCGACCTGAGCGTGGACGCCACGTCGGGCCAGGTCACCCTGCGCGCCGAGGTGCCCAACGGCGACGGTCTGCTGCTGCCCGGCCAGTATGTGCGTGTGCGCCTGAGCCAGGCCGAGGTGCCCAACGGCATCCTGCTGCCGCAGCAGGCGGTGACACGTTCGGCCACCGGTGACACGGTGCTGGTCGTCGGCGCCGATGGCAAGCCGATGCCGCGCCCGGTCAAGGTCGGCTCGGCCCTGGGCAATCAATGGGTGGTGCTGGACGGCCTGAAGCCCGGCGAGCAGGTGATTGCCGATGGCTTCCAGAAGATGTTCGTGCCCGGCGCACCGGTCAAGCCGGTGCCCTGGAGCCCGACCGCCGCTCCCGCCGCAGCAGGATCGGCACCCGTTGCCGCGCCTGCCGCCTCGGCCGCCAGCCGCTAA
- a CDS encoding efflux RND transporter permease subunit has product MARFFIDRPVFAWVIALFILVFGGVAITKLPVAQYPTVAPPSLVINTVYPGASAKTLDESVISVIEQELNGAPGLAYMESVSQANGTGAITVTFEPGTNIDLAQVEVQNRLSRATPRLPAAVTQQGVRVDKARSNFLLFVTLSSTNGAMDPVALGDYASRNIIPEIQRLPGIGQAQLFGTERAMRIWLDPAKALSFNISPAEVNAAIRAQNALVPAGVIGDLPNLSSQTMSATVVVKGQLESVEQFGKIVLRANPDGSTVRLSDVARIELGGQSYGSYARLNGKPSTGIGVQLSPSGNALAAAGAVKARMEELKRFFPAGVIYEIPYDSSKFVKISISQVVETLLEAIALVFLVMFLFLQNWRYTLIPTLVVPVALLGTFAIMLGMGFSINVLTLFGMVLAIGILVDDAIVVVENVERIMSEEGLSPRDATKKAMGQISGAIIGITVVLIAVFVPMAFFAGSVGNIYRQFSLAMVASMSLSAVMALSLTPALCSTLLKPVEAGHHHAKSGFFGWFNRGFSRTAKGYEGWVGKLLKRGGRMLIIYLALVAGVGYLYLRMPTSFLPNEDQGYLIVNVQLPPGATANRTEAAVKSVEDFMLKQPEVEATVGVIGFSFSGQGQNAALVFVPLKPWEERHGKEHSASALAGRAFGAMMGGVRDAFIFPLSPPPIPELGTATGFALRLQDRGGLGHEALLGARNQLMGMASKSKVITGMRPDGLEDAPQLQVDIDRDKANALGVGYDAIAAVLSTSLGSAYVNDFPNQGRLQRVVVQAETGARMQPADVLRLNVSNNLGKSVPLSAFATTRWVSGQMQAVRYNGYPAMRLAGDAAAGASTGAAMAELEKMVAQLPAGIGYEWTGLSREEKLSGSQAGILLAFSLLAVFLCLAALYESWSIPISVLLVVPLGLLGAVLGATLRGMPNDVYFKVGLIAIIGLSAKNAILIIEFAKDLQAQGRSLTEAILEACHLRFRPIIMTSVAFILGVMPLVFATGAGSASQRAIGTGVMYGMISATVLAVLFVPIFFLVVRKLFKGSERQRRMYAHELDQNKPAAPSVTEGH; this is encoded by the coding sequence ATGGCTCGCTTTTTCATCGACCGCCCGGTATTCGCCTGGGTGATTGCGCTGTTCATCCTGGTGTTTGGCGGTGTCGCCATCACCAAGCTGCCGGTCGCGCAATACCCGACGGTGGCGCCGCCCTCGCTGGTCATCAACACCGTCTATCCCGGCGCCTCGGCCAAGACCCTGGACGAAAGCGTCATCTCGGTCATCGAGCAGGAGCTCAATGGCGCACCCGGCCTGGCCTATATGGAATCGGTCAGCCAGGCCAATGGCACCGGCGCGATCACCGTCACCTTCGAGCCCGGCACCAATATCGACCTGGCCCAGGTCGAGGTGCAGAACCGCCTGAGCCGTGCCACGCCGCGCCTGCCCGCGGCGGTGACGCAGCAGGGTGTGCGGGTGGACAAGGCGCGCAGCAACTTCCTGCTGTTCGTCACCCTGTCCTCGACCAATGGGGCCATGGATCCGGTGGCGCTGGGCGACTATGCCTCGCGCAACATCATTCCCGAGATCCAGCGTCTGCCCGGCATCGGCCAGGCCCAGCTGTTCGGCACTGAGCGGGCCATGCGCATCTGGCTGGACCCGGCCAAGGCGCTGAGCTTCAACATCAGCCCGGCCGAGGTGAATGCCGCGATCCGCGCGCAGAACGCGCTGGTGCCTGCCGGCGTGATCGGTGACCTGCCGAATCTGAGCAGCCAGACGATGTCGGCCACCGTGGTCGTCAAGGGTCAGCTGGAAAGCGTCGAGCAGTTCGGCAAGATCGTGCTGCGCGCCAACCCGGACGGCTCGACCGTGCGGCTGAGCGACGTGGCACGCATCGAGCTGGGCGGCCAGAGCTACGGCTCCTACGCCCGCCTGAACGGCAAGCCGTCCACCGGCATTGGCGTGCAGCTGTCGCCCAGCGGCAATGCGCTGGCTGCGGCAGGTGCCGTCAAGGCCCGCATGGAAGAGCTCAAGCGCTTCTTCCCGGCCGGCGTGATCTACGAGATTCCGTACGACTCGTCGAAGTTCGTCAAGATCTCGATCTCGCAGGTGGTCGAGACCCTGCTCGAGGCCATCGCCCTGGTGTTCCTGGTGATGTTCCTGTTCCTGCAGAACTGGCGCTACACGCTGATCCCGACCCTGGTCGTGCCGGTGGCCCTGCTGGGCACCTTCGCCATCATGCTGGGCATGGGTTTCTCTATCAATGTGCTGACCCTGTTCGGCATGGTGCTGGCCATCGGCATCCTGGTCGACGATGCCATCGTCGTGGTCGAGAACGTCGAACGCATCATGAGCGAGGAAGGCCTCTCGCCCCGCGACGCCACCAAGAAGGCGATGGGCCAGATATCGGGCGCCATCATCGGCATCACCGTGGTGCTGATCGCGGTGTTCGTGCCCATGGCCTTCTTTGCCGGCTCGGTGGGCAATATCTACCGCCAGTTCTCGCTGGCCATGGTGGCCTCGATGTCGCTGTCGGCGGTGATGGCCCTGAGCCTCACACCCGCGCTGTGCTCGACCCTGCTCAAGCCGGTCGAGGCCGGCCACCACCATGCCAAGAGCGGCTTCTTCGGCTGGTTCAACCGCGGCTTCTCGCGCACCGCCAAGGGCTACGAAGGCTGGGTCGGCAAGCTGCTCAAGCGCGGCGGCCGCATGCTGATCATCTATCTGGCCCTGGTGGCCGGGGTCGGCTATCTGTACTTGCGCATGCCGACCTCCTTCCTGCCCAATGAAGACCAGGGTTACCTGATCGTCAATGTGCAGCTGCCCCCGGGCGCCACGGCCAACCGCACCGAGGCCGCGGTCAAGTCGGTGGAAGACTTCATGCTCAAGCAGCCGGAGGTCGAGGCCACGGTCGGCGTGATCGGCTTCTCGTTCTCGGGTCAGGGCCAGAACGCCGCGCTGGTGTTCGTGCCGCTGAAGCCCTGGGAGGAGCGCCATGGCAAGGAACACAGCGCCAGCGCGCTGGCCGGCCGCGCCTTCGGCGCAATGATGGGCGGCGTGCGCGACGCCTTCATCTTCCCGCTGAGCCCGCCGCCGATTCCCGAGCTGGGCACGGCCACCGGTTTCGCTCTGCGCCTGCAGGACCGCGGCGGCCTCGGCCACGAGGCCTTGCTGGGTGCACGCAACCAGCTGATGGGCATGGCCAGCAAGAGCAAGGTCATCACCGGCATGCGCCCCGATGGCCTGGAAGACGCGCCGCAGCTGCAGGTCGACATCGACCGCGACAAGGCCAATGCACTGGGCGTGGGCTACGACGCCATCGCCGCCGTGCTGTCGACCTCGCTGGGCTCGGCCTATGTGAACGACTTCCCCAACCAGGGTCGTCTGCAGCGCGTGGTCGTGCAGGCCGAGACCGGCGCCCGCATGCAACCCGCCGATGTGCTGAGGCTGAACGTCAGCAACAACCTGGGCAAGAGCGTGCCGCTGTCGGCCTTCGCGACCACGCGCTGGGTCAGCGGCCAGATGCAGGCAGTGCGCTACAACGGCTATCCGGCAATGCGCCTGGCCGGTGATGCAGCGGCCGGGGCCTCGACCGGCGCGGCCATGGCAGAGCTGGAGAAGATGGTGGCCCAGCTGCCGGCCGGCATCGGCTACGAATGGACCGGCTTGTCGCGCGAAGAAAAGCTCTCGGGCTCGCAGGCGGGCATTCTGCTGGCCTTCTCGTTGCTGGCCGTGTTCCTGTGCCTGGCAGCACTGTACGAGAGCTGGTCGATACCGATCTCGGTGCTGCTGGTCGTGCCGCTGGGTCTGTTGGGCGCGGTGCTGGGTGCCACCCTGCGCGGCATGCCCAATGACGTGTACTTCAAGGTCGGCCTGATTGCCATCATCGGCCTGTCGGCGAAGAACGCGATCCTGATCATCGAGTTCGCCAAGGACTTGCAGGCCCAGGGCCGCAGCCTGACCGAGGCGATTCTGGAGGCCTGCCATCTGCGCTTTCGCCCCATCATCATGACCTCGGTGGCCTTCATCCTGGGCGTGATGCCCCTGGTGTTTGCCACTGGCGCCGGCTCGGCCAGCCAGCGCGCCATCGGCACCGGCGTGATGTACGGAATGATCTCGGCCACCGTGCTGGCCGTGCTGTTCGTGCCCATCTTCTTCCTGGTGGTGCGCAAGCTGTTCAAGGGCAGCGAACGCCAGCGCCGGATGTACGCGCATGAACTCGATCAAAACAAGCCTGCCGCGCCCAGCGTGACGGAGGGCCACTGA
- a CDS encoding efflux transporter outer membrane subunit: MTKPSLIAVAAALALAGCASTTSYERPAAPVPATWADGGTAGAAAPLPWQQFYTDAQLRELITLALQNNRDLRVALLNVEQARAQSRVQDASLLPTIGAGVTASRTPGSNGAINNSYQAGLQISAYEVDLFGRLRSLSGAALERYLSSVEGSRAAQISLVAQIASSYLSLRANEELLTLAEQTLKTRDDFYRLTKLKSDNGVASGLDTSAAVSQVEVARASLAQQQRLRALDLNALQLLVGQALPQLSGGTAWNAQAVADVPAGLPSEVLVNRPDILQAEAQLKAAEANIAAARAAFFPSLTLTTSLGTASSELSKLFSNTVWSFAPQLLMPIFDSGRNKANLASAQAGRDIAVAQYEKAIQVGFREVADALASRATLAEQLRATQAQAQADEDRLKLVDLRFRSGASNSLELLDAQRSQFAARQAVVQLQLAKAQNSVLLYKALGGGWAAQ, encoded by the coding sequence ATGACGAAACCCAGCTTGATTGCCGTGGCCGCAGCTTTGGCACTGGCGGGCTGCGCCAGCACCACCAGCTATGAGCGGCCCGCCGCACCGGTGCCGGCCACCTGGGCCGATGGCGGCACGGCCGGTGCCGCAGCCCCGCTGCCCTGGCAGCAGTTCTACACCGATGCCCAGCTGCGCGAGCTGATCACCCTAGCGCTGCAGAACAACCGCGATCTGCGCGTGGCTCTGCTGAATGTCGAGCAGGCCCGGGCTCAGTCCCGCGTGCAGGACGCCAGCCTGCTGCCCACCATCGGGGCCGGCGTCACCGCCAGCCGCACGCCGGGCAGCAATGGTGCGATCAACAACAGCTACCAGGCCGGGCTGCAGATCTCGGCCTACGAGGTGGACTTGTTCGGCCGCCTGCGGTCTTTGAGCGGCGCGGCGCTGGAGCGCTATCTGTCCAGCGTCGAGGGCAGCCGTGCAGCCCAGATCAGCCTGGTGGCCCAGATCGCCAGCAGCTATCTGAGCCTGCGGGCCAACGAAGAACTGCTGACCCTCGCCGAGCAGACGCTGAAGACGCGCGACGACTTCTACCGCCTGACCAAGCTGAAGAGCGACAACGGCGTCGCCTCCGGCCTGGACACGAGCGCGGCGGTCTCACAGGTCGAGGTGGCTCGGGCGAGCCTGGCCCAGCAGCAGCGCCTGCGTGCGCTGGACCTGAATGCGCTGCAGCTGCTGGTGGGTCAGGCCCTGCCCCAGCTGTCGGGCGGCACGGCATGGAATGCCCAAGCGGTGGCCGATGTGCCGGCCGGCCTGCCGTCCGAGGTGCTGGTCAACCGGCCCGACATCCTGCAGGCCGAAGCGCAGCTGAAGGCGGCCGAGGCCAATATCGCGGCAGCCCGGGCGGCCTTCTTCCCCAGCCTGACCCTGACCACCAGCCTGGGCACGGCCAGCTCGGAGCTGTCCAAGCTGTTCAGCAACACGGTGTGGAGTTTTGCGCCTCAGCTGCTGATGCCCATCTTCGACTCCGGGCGCAACAAGGCCAATCTGGCCTCGGCCCAGGCCGGGCGTGATATCGCCGTGGCCCAGTACGAGAAGGCGATTCAGGTGGGTTTCCGCGAAGTGGCCGATGCCTTGGCCAGCCGAGCCACCCTGGCCGAACAGCTGCGCGCCACCCAGGCACAGGCTCAGGCAGATGAAGACAGGCTGAAGCTGGTGGATCTGCGCTTCCGCTCCGGCGCGTCGAACAGCCTGGAGCTGCTGGACGCCCAGCGCTCACAGTTCGCGGCGCGCCAGGCGGTGGTGCAGCTGCAGCTGGCCAAGGCCCAGAACAGCGTGCTGCTGTACAAGGCCCTGGGCGGAGGCTGGGCCGCCCAGTAA
- a CDS encoding glutamine--tRNA ligase/YqeY domain fusion protein produces the protein MNTPKKTPGADAAAEHKPTNFLRSIIERDLEANTYAGRQWGGEPGDAALHAAGQPDVAKVRLRFPPEPNGYLHIGHAKSICLNFGLAKDYGGVCHLRFDDTNPEKEEQEYVESIIDSVKWLGFDWTFNGQSHLFNASNYFDFMYRAAEYLITAGLAYVDEQTPDEMRANRGDFNTPGKDSPFRSRTPEENLARFREMRDGKHADGAMILRAKIDMASPNINLRDPALYRIRRATHHNTGDTWCIYPMYTYAHPIEDALEQITHSICTLEFEDQRPFYDWLLERLAEGGLLSAPLPKQYEFARMNLTYVITSKRKLRQLVEDKHVSGWDDPRMPTIAGIRRRGYTPEALRLLDTRTGASKNNTWIDYAWLDIALRDDLESKAHRAMVVLDPIKLVLTNWAEVFGSEDHLEACSAPTLPPKPDVPELPKREFKLGHEVWIEREDFMEVPLKGYHRLSPPRYDGEGKSIAGSMARLKYGYVIQCTGLRKNFDGTVAEVHARILPETKSGTPGADSVKVKGVLTWVSVAEGLPAEVRLYDRLFTEAQPDQGGRDFLSVLNPDSMKTVTAFVEPTLATAKAEDRFQFERHGYFVADQKDHQADKPVFNRITGLKDGWAK, from the coding sequence ATGAACACCCCCAAGAAAACCCCTGGCGCCGATGCGGCGGCCGAGCACAAGCCCACCAACTTCCTGCGCAGCATCATCGAGCGCGATCTCGAGGCGAACACCTATGCCGGGCGACAGTGGGGGGGCGAGCCTGGCGATGCGGCCCTGCATGCGGCCGGCCAGCCCGATGTGGCCAAGGTGCGTTTGCGCTTCCCGCCGGAGCCCAATGGCTATCTGCACATCGGCCATGCCAAGAGCATCTGCCTGAATTTCGGCCTGGCCAAGGACTACGGCGGCGTCTGCCATCTGCGCTTCGACGACACCAATCCGGAGAAGGAAGAGCAGGAGTACGTGGAGTCCATCATCGACTCGGTCAAATGGCTGGGCTTCGACTGGACGTTCAACGGCCAGAGCCATCTGTTCAACGCCAGCAACTACTTCGACTTCATGTACCGGGCGGCCGAGTACTTGATCACCGCCGGCCTGGCCTATGTCGACGAGCAGACGCCCGACGAGATGCGCGCCAACCGCGGCGACTTCAACACGCCTGGCAAGGACAGCCCGTTCCGCAGCCGCACGCCGGAAGAGAACCTGGCGCGCTTTCGCGAGATGCGCGACGGCAAGCATGCCGATGGCGCGATGATTCTGCGCGCCAAGATCGACATGGCCAGCCCCAATATCAATCTACGCGACCCGGCCCTGTACCGCATCCGCCGCGCCACCCACCACAACACCGGCGATACCTGGTGCATCTACCCGATGTACACCTATGCCCACCCGATCGAGGATGCGCTGGAGCAGATCACGCACAGCATCTGCACGCTCGAGTTCGAAGACCAGCGCCCCTTCTACGACTGGCTGCTGGAGCGTCTGGCCGAGGGCGGCCTGCTGAGTGCACCGCTGCCCAAGCAATACGAATTCGCGCGGATGAACCTCACGTATGTGATCACCAGCAAGCGCAAGCTGCGCCAGCTGGTCGAGGACAAGCATGTCAGCGGCTGGGACGACCCGCGCATGCCCACCATCGCCGGCATACGCCGCCGCGGCTACACGCCCGAGGCGCTGCGCCTGCTCGACACCCGCACCGGCGCCAGCAAGAACAACACCTGGATCGACTACGCCTGGCTGGACATCGCGCTGCGCGACGACCTCGAGTCCAAGGCTCACCGCGCCATGGTCGTGCTGGACCCGATCAAGCTGGTGCTGACGAACTGGGCCGAGGTGTTCGGCAGCGAAGACCACCTCGAAGCCTGCAGCGCGCCCACGTTGCCGCCCAAGCCCGACGTGCCCGAGCTGCCCAAGCGCGAATTCAAGCTCGGCCACGAGGTCTGGATCGAGCGCGAGGACTTCATGGAAGTGCCGCTGAAGGGCTACCACCGCCTGAGCCCGCCCCGCTACGACGGCGAGGGCAAGAGCATTGCCGGCAGCATGGCGCGGCTGAAGTACGGCTATGTGATCCAGTGCACCGGCCTGCGCAAGAACTTCGACGGCACGGTGGCCGAGGTGCACGCCAGGATACTGCCCGAGACCAAGAGCGGCACACCGGGCGCCGACAGCGTCAAGGTCAAGGGCGTGCTGACCTGGGTCAGCGTGGCCGAGGGCCTGCCGGCCGAGGTGCGGCTGTACGACCGCCTGTTCACCGAGGCCCAGCCCGACCAGGGCGGCCGCGACTTCCTGTCGGTGCTGAACCCCGACAGCATGAAGACCGTCACCGCCTTTGTCGAGCCGACCCTGGCCACCGCCAAGGCCGAGGACCGCTTCCAGTTCGAGCGCCATGGTTACTTCGTCGCCGACCAGAAAGACCACCAGGCCGACAAGCCGGTGTTCAACCGCATCACCGGCCTCAAAGACGGCTGGGCCAAGTAA